The following coding sequences are from one Thermodesulfobacteriota bacterium window:
- a CDS encoding nucleotidyltransferase domain-containing protein produces the protein MLQTRPLLDDVRTALVPVFRKYAVRRAVLFGSFARGEATRHSDVDILATVETPKRFFDRYDGILADLGRALPEVGVDLLLYTPAELQSISHRPFIRRALEEGQVIYESDEIAA, from the coding sequence ATGCTGCAAACACGACCCCTGCTCGACGACGTCCGCACGGCACTGGTGCCGGTCTTCCGCAAGTACGCCGTGCGCCGGGCCGTCCTGTTCGGGTCGTTCGCCCGGGGAGAGGCCACCCGGCATAGCGACGTGGACATCCTGGCCACCGTGGAGACCCCCAAGCGATTCTTCGATCGGTACGACGGCATTCTGGCAGACCTGGGCCGGGCGCTGCCGGAAGTCGGCGTCGACCTGCTCCTGTACACACCGGCCGAGCTCCAGTCCATTTCCCACCGCCCGTTCATCCGGCGAGCTCTGGAAGAGGGTCAGGTGATCTATGAGTCGGACGAAATCGCGGCATGA
- a CDS encoding PIN domain-containing protein, which yields MKLLRIYVDTSVFGGCFDEEFVEWSTALMEDFREHRFQCVLSDVTAAEVAMAPEIIRELFEELLARAEALQVTPEAMELLSAYESHAILGPRYRNDMLHIALATVGEVDVVVSWNFKHIVRLDKIRLFNAVNLELGYKALSIYSPREVATHGTED from the coding sequence ATGAAATTACTCCGCATTTACGTCGACACGTCCGTGTTCGGCGGGTGCTTCGACGAGGAATTCGTAGAGTGGTCCACTGCTTTGATGGAGGACTTCCGCGAACACCGCTTCCAGTGTGTCCTCTCCGACGTGACGGCTGCCGAAGTGGCCATGGCGCCAGAGATCATCCGGGAATTGTTCGAGGAGCTTCTGGCCAGGGCAGAAGCCCTCCAAGTCACACCGGAAGCTATGGAACTGCTCTCGGCTTACGAATCGCACGCTATTCTCGGGCCTCGTTATCGGAACGACATGCTGCACATCGCGCTCGCGACCGTCGGCGAAGTGGATGTCGTGGTAAGCTGGAATTTCAAGCATATTGTTCGGCTGGACAAGATAAGGCTTTTCAATGCGGTGAACTTGGAGCTCGGGTACAAGGCACTGAGCATCTACTCCCCGAGGGAGGTTGCCACCCATGGAACAGAAGACTGA
- the tnpB gene encoding IS66 family insertion sequence element accessory protein TnpB (TnpB, as the term is used for proteins encoded by IS66 family insertion elements, is considered an accessory protein, since TnpC, encoded by a neighboring gene, is a DDE family transposase.) translates to MLAVAPGTKVYLAAGPTDLRRSIDGLSLLVAAQLDLDPLSGHLFVFCNRRQTNVKVLYWDRNGFCLWQKRLEKESFRWPPAQTEVVEVSARELLWLLEGLTVEQRGAHRPLQYSSVY, encoded by the coding sequence ATGCTCGCCGTGGCCCCGGGCACCAAGGTCTATCTGGCCGCCGGCCCCACCGACCTGCGCCGCTCCATCGACGGGTTGTCGCTCCTGGTGGCGGCGCAACTCGATCTCGACCCCCTCTCCGGCCATCTGTTCGTGTTCTGCAACCGGCGGCAGACGAACGTGAAGGTCCTCTACTGGGACCGCAACGGGTTTTGTCTCTGGCAGAAGCGACTGGAGAAGGAATCCTTCCGCTGGCCCCCTGCGCAGACCGAGGTCGTGGAAGTGAGCGCACGGGAACTGCTGTGGCTCTTGGAAGGTCTGACGGTAGAGCAGCGGGGAGCCCATCGGCCACTTCAGTATTCCAGCGTCTATTGA
- a CDS encoding IS66 family transposase: MALDITALPNDVDALKRIVSEYDAEMIRLREQVEYLKHKLFGRKSEQLTEAERRQLYLFNEAELGAGEERDEPPEETIAVPAHFRTKKRGRRPLPENLPRERVVFDIPEADKHCGCGQPKSVIGEEVSEKLDIEPARLTVRQEVRLKYACRHCEGVEDEGPTVQIAPVPPAIIPKGIATPALLAFVLTAKFVDALPFYRQEKQFARLGIELSRQTLCGWAMQVAEACAPVLAQARLALLRGPLIRIDETRVQVLEEEGRAPQTQSYMWLFRGGLPDHPLLEYHYHPTRAGQVAADYLGDFQGLAQTDGYPGYDFLDRRPGIRHAGCWAHVRREFHDVKTVAAGRNRSAATKAGSVDVALDFIRKLYAIEQRAKEQGLTGEALVAVRQAQAKPLLVRFKAWLDQREREVPPKTLLGKAIGYALGQWPRLLVYLDHAVLTPDNNLVENGIRPFVLGRKNWLFAGNPRGAAASAALYSLIETAKANGLDPHRYLHYLFAHVPLARTPEDYAALLASNLTPEQIRLPT, translated from the coding sequence ATGGCTCTGGACATAACAGCCCTGCCCAACGACGTCGATGCATTGAAGAGGATCGTCTCCGAGTACGACGCGGAGATGATTCGACTTCGAGAGCAGGTGGAGTACCTCAAGCACAAGCTCTTCGGCCGAAAGAGCGAACAACTCACCGAGGCCGAGCGCCGGCAACTCTACCTCTTCAACGAGGCCGAACTGGGCGCCGGGGAAGAACGCGACGAGCCACCCGAAGAGACGATTGCCGTTCCGGCTCATTTCCGCACGAAGAAGCGCGGGCGAAGGCCCCTGCCGGAGAACCTGCCGCGCGAGCGGGTGGTCTTCGACATCCCCGAGGCCGACAAGCACTGCGGGTGTGGGCAGCCAAAGAGCGTGATCGGCGAAGAGGTCTCGGAGAAGCTCGACATCGAGCCGGCCCGGCTCACGGTGCGCCAGGAAGTGCGGCTGAAGTACGCCTGCCGCCACTGCGAGGGCGTCGAGGACGAGGGACCCACGGTGCAGATCGCCCCGGTGCCGCCGGCGATCATCCCCAAGGGGATCGCGACGCCGGCGCTTCTGGCCTTCGTGCTCACCGCGAAGTTCGTCGACGCGCTGCCCTTCTACCGGCAGGAGAAGCAGTTCGCCCGGCTCGGCATCGAGCTGTCGCGCCAGACGCTTTGCGGCTGGGCGATGCAGGTGGCCGAGGCCTGCGCGCCGGTGCTCGCGCAAGCGCGCCTCGCCCTGCTTCGGGGTCCGCTCATTCGGATCGACGAGACCCGGGTGCAGGTGCTCGAGGAGGAGGGGCGGGCGCCCCAGACCCAATCCTACATGTGGCTCTTTCGCGGGGGGCTCCCAGACCACCCCCTCCTGGAATACCACTACCATCCGACCCGCGCCGGCCAGGTGGCCGCCGACTACCTCGGGGACTTCCAGGGGCTGGCCCAAACCGACGGCTACCCCGGCTACGACTTCCTCGACCGCCGGCCGGGCATCCGGCACGCGGGGTGCTGGGCCCACGTACGTCGAGAATTCCATGACGTGAAGACCGTGGCCGCGGGCCGCAACCGGTCGGCGGCGACCAAGGCCGGCAGTGTCGACGTGGCGCTCGACTTCATCCGAAAGCTCTACGCCATCGAGCAGCGGGCCAAGGAGCAGGGGCTCACCGGCGAGGCCCTGGTCGCGGTGCGACAGGCCCAGGCCAAGCCCCTCTTGGTCCGTTTCAAGGCCTGGCTCGACCAGCGCGAGCGCGAGGTGCCCCCGAAGACCCTGCTCGGCAAGGCGATCGGCTACGCCCTGGGGCAGTGGCCGCGGCTGCTCGTCTACCTGGACCATGCCGTGCTCACCCCGGACAACAACCTCGTCGAGAACGGCATCCGGCCGTTCGTCCTGGGCCGGAAAAATTGGCTCTTCGCCGGCAACCCGCGAGGCGCCGCGGCGAGCGCGGCCCTCTACAGCCTGATCGAGACCGCCAAGGCCAACGGCCTCGACCCCCACCGCTATCTGCACTATCTCTTCGCTCACGTCCCGCTCGCTCGGACCCCAGAGGACTACGCCGCCCTGCTCGCGTCCAACCTCACCCCCGAGCAGATCCGCCTGCCGACGTAG
- a CDS encoding Rpn family recombination-promoting nuclease/putative transposase, with amino-acid sequence MPPTAGRCHRGSSGLGWAIVPLVLYHDRSPWDAARRFEDLVAAPGALRDYVPRLQYALCDLGAYPDDALRGEVMVRTGLLFLRHIFDGDLAQRLPEYFRLLTALGDQRTGLQYLETLLRYVASAADRIGPEDLRAAIDTAFPEKGEDIMPTLAEKWIEEGVQRGIQQGIQQGIQRKAHAAVLEVLEARFGVVPQPVAEAVGRVTQESVLSILHKRAVVAPSLEDFAKDVQKALS; translated from the coding sequence TTGCCGCCGACAGCCGGCCGTTGCCACCGCGGGAGCTCGGGGCTAGGATGGGCCATCGTCCCCCTGGTGCTCTACCACGACCGAAGCCCGTGGGACGCGGCGCGGCGCTTCGAAGATCTGGTGGCGGCTCCGGGCGCGCTGCGCGACTATGTGCCTCGGCTCCAATACGCCCTGTGCGACCTCGGCGCCTATCCGGACGACGCCCTTCGGGGCGAGGTCATGGTGCGCACGGGGCTCTTGTTCCTGCGGCACATCTTCGACGGCGACCTGGCGCAACGGCTTCCCGAGTATTTTCGACTCTTGACGGCGCTGGGGGACCAGCGCACGGGCCTTCAGTACCTCGAAACGCTGCTTCGCTACGTCGCTAGCGCCGCCGACCGTATCGGCCCCGAAGACCTGCGCGCGGCCATCGACACGGCGTTTCCGGAGAAAGGAGAAGACATCATGCCGACGCTCGCCGAAAAATGGATCGAGGAAGGCGTTCAGAGGGGCATCCAGCAGGGCATCCAGCAGGGCATCCAGCGAAAGGCCCACGCTGCGGTCTTGGAGGTCCTGGAGGCCCGCTTTGGCGTCGTGCCCCAGCCGGTGGCCGAGGCGGTCGGTCGGGTAACGCAGGAATCGGTGCTCTCGATCCTGCACAAGCGCGCGGTTGTCGCCCCCTCCCTGGAGGATTTTGCCAAGGACGTGCAGAAGGCGCTCTCGTAA
- a CDS encoding DUF1640 domain-containing protein — MDVSVDTLEIYDRLRKVNVDESAARELSEIFRDSARHVIQTQREILATKEDLTSAKVEIIKWVAGMLVAQAAVVATLVKLL, encoded by the coding sequence GTGGACGTCTCCGTCGACACCCTCGAGATTTACGACCGGCTGCGAAAAGTCAACGTGGATGAGAGCGCGGCCCGTGAGCTGTCGGAGATCTTTCGCGACAGCGCCCGGCACGTCATCCAGACCCAGCGGGAAATCCTGGCCACCAAGGAGGACCTCACTTCGGCCAAGGTAGAGATCATCAAGTGGGTAGCCGGGATGTTGGTTGCCCAGGCCGCGGTGGTCGCCACCCTCGTGAAGCTTCTCTGA
- a CDS encoding type II toxin-antitoxin system VapC family toxin, which produces MRVYFDTSALVAAYVPEPNTRLAVARLAAAEAVYVSWLTRVEFCSALSLKTRTGELGKEDAQRVLAVFDRHLEAKAYEVLPLSHEAYCLAASWLATLETSLKALDALHLACCRLFDLSLVTADDGLAKASRHFGVPQEHLAEEIRVAPKA; this is translated from the coding sequence TTGAGGGTTTACTTCGACACCAGCGCCCTCGTGGCTGCCTACGTACCCGAACCCAATACCCGGCTGGCCGTGGCCCGGTTGGCCGCCGCCGAGGCGGTCTACGTGTCGTGGCTGACCCGGGTAGAGTTCTGCTCGGCCCTCTCCCTCAAGACGAGGACGGGAGAGTTGGGCAAGGAGGACGCCCAGCGTGTGCTCGCGGTCTTTGATCGGCACCTGGAGGCCAAGGCCTACGAGGTCCTTCCCCTGAGCCACGAGGCCTATTGCCTCGCGGCCTCTTGGTTGGCAACCCTGGAAACTTCACTGAAAGCACTGGACGCGCTGCATCTGGCTTGCTGCAGGCTCTTCGATCTCTCCCTCGTTACAGCCGACGACGGCCTCGCCAAGGCGTCGCGGCATTTCGGCGTGCCCCAAGAGCACCTGGCAGAAGAGATACGGGTTGCCCCGAAAGCATGA
- a CDS encoding type II toxin-antitoxin system prevent-host-death family antitoxin: MYASIRTIKDHFSDFVRRAGLGEEIIVTSHDRPVAKLVPVAPEDLDRTISRQAFLADLSALRDSLSGRCSGAPMSQAVIDLRRGARY; the protein is encoded by the coding sequence GTGTATGCTTCGATACGCACTATCAAGGACCATTTCAGCGACTTTGTGCGCCGGGCCGGCCTCGGCGAAGAGATCATCGTGACGTCTCACGACCGGCCAGTCGCCAAACTCGTGCCCGTTGCGCCCGAGGACCTGGATCGCACCATCAGTCGCCAGGCCTTCCTTGCGGACCTCAGCGCACTCCGAGACTCGCTGAGCGGCCGATGCTCCGGGGCTCCGATGAGTCAGGCGGTCATCGACCTTCGGAGGGGAGCCCGCTATTGA